The nucleotide window TCACCGGCCCTCCCGGATAACCAAGTCCCAGAAACCTTGCCACCTTGTCGTACGCTTCACCGACGGCGTCGTCCTGTGTTTGCCCGATTATCTCTATGTCCTCGAGCCCACGCACCTCCGCCAGCACGGTGTGACCGCCTGACACGACAAGCGCGAGAAACGGGTACCCGGGCAAAGCGCCTTCGAGCGCCGGGGCGTACAGATGCGCCTCCAGGTGGTTGATGGTGACGAGCGGCGCGCGCCACGCCCAGGACAGAGCCTTCGCGGCGGACACGCCAACCACGAGCGAGCTGACGAGGCCCGGACCCACTGTCACGGCCACGAGATCGGGGCGTTCGGCGGACGCCTCGAGGGCGCCAGATATCACCGGGGCTATGGATTCCACGTGCGCCCTGGCCGCGATTTCCGGAACAACGCCGCCGTGCGGGCGGTGCAGATCGATCTGCGAGGCGACAACGTTGGACAGCACGCGAACGCCGTCAACAACCAGCGAAGCGGACGTCTCGTCGCACGAACTCTCGATTCCGAGAACTAGCACGCGCCGTCGCCTCCCCTAATCCGCGCCCTCCGCTCGATTCCAGCGATGAGCTCTGTGAAATCGGCGGAGCGTATGTCGCCGGTCCCCATTATCACCGCGTCCTGGCCCGTGTCTTCATAGTAACCGTAGCGCACTCCCAACTCGTC belongs to Candidatus Anoxymicrobium japonicum and includes:
- the tsaD gene encoding tRNA (adenosine(37)-N6)-threonylcarbamoyltransferase complex transferase subunit TsaD — its product is MLVLGIESSCDETSASLVVDGVRVLSNVVASQIDLHRPHGGVVPEIAARAHVESIAPVISGALEASAERPDLVAVTVGPGLVSSLVVGVSAAKALSWAWRAPLVTINHLEAHLYAPALEGALPGYPFLALVVSGGHTVLAEVRGLEDIEIIGQTQDDAVGEAYDKVARFLGLGYPGGPVIEKVAREGNPRAVDFPRAMLRSGDYNFSLSGLKTAVVRHVTKIESEGKAPPAVADIAASFQAAVLEVLVKKTVAAGRDRGLENVVIGGGVACNTALRDWLDRECMREGMNLICTSSALCTDNAAMVAAVGYLRYSAGRASGLDVDVCPNLRLGAPL